From Penicillium psychrofluorescens genome assembly, chromosome: 1, one genomic window encodes:
- a CDS encoding uncharacterized protein (ID:PFLUO_000188-T1.cds;~source:funannotate): MLSHLGQLSRQKDTKSLIKRQELLNVMVFIRTAARSVPGIRAFSTGRILRHELSYQVWGPENEQAVRDPILFLHGLFGSKQNNRSIGNVMAEDVQEFMQQQKLEKCVLIGHSMGAKAAMAVALRSPERVSALIPVDNAPVNAALKSDFGKYIQGMQQIEEAKVSKQSDADKILQEYEESLPIRYFLLTNLVRSEEDRTMKFRVPLSVLGRSLDDMADFPYSDSDNVQYKGPTLFVRGTKSQYVSGKTVPAIKKFFPNAQIADVDAGHWLISEKPEEFRQAVVKFLGSS; the protein is encoded by the exons ATGCTTAGtcatctcggccagctttCCCGACAAAAAGACACGAAGAGCTTGATCAAACGTCAGGAACTGCTCAACGTCATGGTATTTATCCGAACAGCAGCACGAAGTGTACCAGGCATTCGCGCCTTCTCAACCGGTCGGATTCTGCGCCATGAGCTCTCCTACCAGGTCTGGGGCCCGGAAAACGAGCAAGCCGTTCGGGATCCCATCCTATTTCTCCACGGGCTGTTTGGCTCCAAGCAGAACAACCGAAGTATCGGCAA TGTCATGGCTGAAGACGTGCAAGAGTTcatgcagcagcagaagcttgAGAAATGTGTGTTGATCGGTCACTCCAT GGGCGCTAAAGCCGCTATGGCGGTGGCACTTCGCTCCCCAGAGCGCGTGTCCGCTTTGATCCCCGTCGACAACGCCCCGGTCAACGCGGCGTTGAAGAGCGATTTCGGCAAGTACATTCAGGGAATGCAGCAGATTGAGGAGGCGAAAGTCTCCAAACAGTCCGATGCAGATAAAATCCTGCAGGAATATGAAGAG TCCCTTCCAATCCGCTATTTCCTTCTGACCAACCTCGTCCGCTCAGAAGAGGATCGTACTATGAAATTCCGCGTGCCGCTCTCAGTGCTGGGCCGCTCGCTGGACGACATGGCGGATTTCCCATACTCCGACTCGGACAACGTTCAGTACAAGGGCCCGACACTGTTTGTCCGGGGTACCAAGTCTCAATATGTGTCAGGTAAGACCGTTCCTGCGATCAAAAAGTTCTTCCCGAATGCGCAAATAGCAGACGTGGACGCGGGGCACTGGCTTATTTCCGAGAAACCGGAGGAGTTCCGACAAG CTGTGGTCAAGTTCTTGGGATCTTCGTGA
- a CDS encoding uncharacterized protein (ID:PFLUO_000189-T1.cds;~source:funannotate), whose product MLGMGFAKSWSQVLAIRVLLGVFAAGYFPGCMYLLSCWYRRYEVQKRFSVFYGVGCVASALAGILAYGLMQMDGAHGIAGWRWILILEGVITVGLSVLCYLLIVDFPDRASRNWKFLTEEECAFVIRRINRDRLDAEAEEFTLKRFLRPALDIKIWAYAVMFGCLTINTYAMAYFLPIILSDGMGFGVGESQCLTAPPWVFAALVMYATAWVGDKIQRRVPILLFNVCLSIIGLPMMGFLESNAARYVGVFLTVAGANANVPACMAWQANNIRGQWTRAFSSATLIGFDGIGGIIASLVFEKDAPQYRPGVFTALGANIVLLLIVVSLTLWYRHCNKQADRGERIIAGVEGFRYTI is encoded by the exons ATGCTT GGCATGGGATTCGCCAAGTCTTGGAGTCAGGTTTTGGCAATCCGGGTTCTCCTAGGAGTATTTGCCGCTGGATATTTCCCTGGATGCATGTATTTGCTCTCCTGCTGGTACCGTCGTT ACGAGGTACAAAAACGGTTTTCGGTTTTCTACGGCGTTGGCTGCGTGGCGTCGGCTTTGGCAGGGATCCTCGCCTACGGGCTGATGCAGATGGATGGTGCTCATGGAATTGcgggctggcgctggatcttGATTCTGGAGGGAGTT ATAACTGTGGGCTTGAGTGTTCTCTGTTATCTCCTGATCGTGGATTTCCCGGACCGGGCCTCGCGCAACTGGAAATTCCTTACTGAAGAAGAGTGCGCCTTTGTCATCCGCCGGATTAACCGTGACCGTCTTgatgcggaggcggaggagtttACATTGAAGCGGTTTCTCAGGCCAGCGTTGGATATCAAGATATGGGCGTATGCAGTGATGTTTGG TTGCTTAACCATCAACACCTACGCTATGGCTTATTTTCTTCCCATCATCCTGTCCGATGGAATGGGGTTTGGCGTGGGAGAATCCCAGTGCCTCACAGCGCCTCCATGGGTCTTCGCGGCGCTGGTGATGTACGCAACAGCTTGGGTCGGCGATAAGATCCAAAGACGAGTGCCAATTCTGCTCTTCAATGTCTGTCTGTCGATTATCGGTCTGCCTATGATGGGATTCCTGGAAAGCAATGCCGCCAGATATGTGGGCGTATTCTTGACTGTCGCGGGAGCAAATGCAAACGTACCCGCCTGCATGGCATGGCAAGCGAATAATATCCGAGGCCAGTGGACGCGCGCATTCTCCAGTGCTACGTTGATTGGCTTCGACGGTATTGGGGGTATTATTGCCAGTTTAGTTTTCGAGAAGGATGCGCCTCAGTACAGGCCGGGCGTGTTCACTGCACTTGG AGCTAATATTGTGCTTCTTCTCATTGTCGTGTCTCTGACCTTGTGGTATCGACATTGCAATAAGCAAGCAGATCGCGGAGAGCGCATCATTGCCGGGGTTGAGGGATTTCGCTATACAATCTGA